The Hemibagrus wyckioides isolate EC202008001 linkage group LG10, SWU_Hwy_1.0, whole genome shotgun sequence genome includes a window with the following:
- the uox gene encoding uricase codes for MASANKNIEFVRTGYGKNQVKLLYIQRERNQHYIMELKANVQLTLNSRKDYLSGDNSDIIPTDTIKNTVHALAKLKGVKSIEGFALEICNHFLTAFKHVTRAKVDIEEAPWKRIEKNAVEHAHAFIFSPESWRFCEVEQYRNEAAVIHSGIKDMKVLKTTQSGFEGFLKDRFTTLQEVKDRVFCTSVYARWRYNQYKEVNFDMAWKTVKDSIIEKFAGPFTHGEYSPSVQKTLYDSQVLVLERLPEVEEIEIIMPNQHYITIDMTRMGLANNDEVLLPLDNPAGNITGTVRRKPQAKL; via the exons ATGGCTAGCGCTAACAAG aaTATTGAATTTGTGAGAACAGGTTATGGGAAGAATCAAGTTAAACTCCTGTATATCCAGCGGGAGAGGAATCAACATTATATAATGGAGCTGAAAGCTAATGTGCAGCTTACACTAAACTCCCGAAAAGATTATCTCTCTGGAGACAACTCGGACATCATCCCAACCGACACCATCAAAAACACTGTCCATGCCCTGGCCAAGCTAAAAGGA GTTAAATCCATTGAAGGCTTTGCGTTGGAAATCTGCAACCATTTCCTGACAGCATTCAAACATGTCACACGAGCAAAGGTCGACATTGAGGAGGCCCCATGGAAGAGAATCGAAAAG aATGCGGTTGAGCATGCCCATGCATTCATCTTCTCTCCGGAGTCTTGGCGTTTCTGTGAGGTTGAACAGTACCGAAATG AGGCTGCAGTGATCCACAGTGGAATCAAAGACATGAAGGTTCTGAAGACCACACAGTCGGGTTTCGAGGGCTTCCTGAAAGACCGCTTCACCACTCTGCAGGAAGTCAAGGACAGAGTCTTCTGTACTTCTGTCTACGCTAGGTGGCGATACAACCAGTACAAGGAAGTAAACTTTGACATGGCatg GAAAACTGTAAAGGACAGCATCATTGAGAAGTTTGCTGGCCCTTTCACTCACGGGGAGTATTCACCGTCTGTACAGAAGACACTCTATGATTCTCAGGTTCTTGTTCTTGAGAGGCTACCAGAG GTGGAGGAGATTGAAATCATCATGCCAAACCAGCACTACATTACCATCGACATGACCAGAATGGGTCTCGCCAATAATGACGAG
- the dnase2b gene encoding deoxyribonuclease-2-beta isoform X1 — translation MLWFSSFGLIFFQVFFFLGSLCEGEISCLNEDGQPVDWFIIYKLPKYKQGSVGSGVDYMYLDSSLPNWHMSKYVVNTTDGALGRTLNQLYQRYESNSSVYMLYNDAPPVLKYQTKYGHSKGALLVDQFQGFWLTHSIPHFPPFPEMGFGYPSTGKLYGQSIQCTTYSYKHFHKISQQLAYVNPYTYNCSIPSAYYTEMPEMAHICAGKTVTVVPRRRLEKLMSVKGEIFLSFAKSHIYVDDIYTGWIAQTLKADFLVESWQRDTFQLPSNCSLPYHVMNVKTVRLFELVTFRSYDDHSKWCVSWDNQNQWTCLGDLNRESRQAWRGGGLICTQNSVIYKAFRSAVAWYKNCQ, via the exons ATGTTATGGTTTAGTTCTTTTGGTTTGATTTTCTTCCAGGTATTCTTCTTCTTAGGTTCACTGTGTGAGGGTGAAATCTCTTGCTTAAATGAAGATGGGCAGCCTGTTGACTG GTTCATCATATACAAATTACCGAAATATAAACAGGGAAGTGTGGGAAGTGGAGTTGACTACATGTATTTGGATTCCTCATTACCTAACTGGCACATGAGTAAATATGTGGTGAATACCACTGACGGGGCATTAGGCAGGACGCTGAACCAGCTGTACCAAAGATATGAG TCAAACAGTTCAGTATACATGCTGTACAATGATGCTCCGCCGGTGCTGAAGTATCAGACTAAGTATGGACACTCAAAAG GGGCACTGCTTGTTGACCAGTTTCAAGGATTCTGGTTAACACACAGCATTCCTCACTTTCCACCTTTCCCCGAAATGGGTTTTGGCTACCCCTCCACTGGAAAACTGTACGGTCAGAGTATTCAGTGTACAACCTACAGttacaaacacttccacaaaaTAT CACAGCAACTAGCCTATGTTAACCCATACACATACAACTGCTCAATACCATCAGCCTATTACACGGAAATGCCAGAAATGGCACATATCTGTGCTGGCAAAACTGTGACAGTGGTTCCCAGGAGAAGGCTTGAAAAGCTGATGTCAGTCAAGGGAGAGATTTTCCTGAGTTTTGCCAAATCACACATTTATGTTGATG ACATTTATACTGGCTGGATAGCGCAGACGCTGAAGGCAGACTTTCTAGTGGAATCATGGCAGCGGGACACCTTCCAGCTCCCCTCCAACTGCTCGCTTCCTTACCATGTGATGAACGTCAAGACGGTCCGTCTATTTGAGCTGGTGACTTTCAGGTCCTACGATGACCACTCCAAGTGGTGTGTCTCTTGGGACAATCAGAACCAGTGGACTTGTCTAGGGGACCTGAACAGAGAGAGCAGGCAGGCATGGAGAGGAGGTGGCCTCATCTGTACACAAAATTCAGTCATTTACAAAGCTTTCCGTTCAGCTGTGGCCTGGTATAAAAATTGTCAGTAG
- the dnase2b gene encoding deoxyribonuclease-2-beta isoform X2 has translation MYLDSSLPNWHMSKYVVNTTDGALGRTLNQLYQRYESNSSVYMLYNDAPPVLKYQTKYGHSKGALLVDQFQGFWLTHSIPHFPPFPEMGFGYPSTGKLYGQSIQCTTYSYKHFHKISQQLAYVNPYTYNCSIPSAYYTEMPEMAHICAGKTVTVVPRRRLEKLMSVKGEIFLSFAKSHIYVDDIYTGWIAQTLKADFLVESWQRDTFQLPSNCSLPYHVMNVKTVRLFELVTFRSYDDHSKWCVSWDNQNQWTCLGDLNRESRQAWRGGGLICTQNSVIYKAFRSAVAWYKNCQ, from the exons ATGTATTTGGATTCCTCATTACCTAACTGGCACATGAGTAAATATGTGGTGAATACCACTGACGGGGCATTAGGCAGGACGCTGAACCAGCTGTACCAAAGATATGAG TCAAACAGTTCAGTATACATGCTGTACAATGATGCTCCGCCGGTGCTGAAGTATCAGACTAAGTATGGACACTCAAAAG GGGCACTGCTTGTTGACCAGTTTCAAGGATTCTGGTTAACACACAGCATTCCTCACTTTCCACCTTTCCCCGAAATGGGTTTTGGCTACCCCTCCACTGGAAAACTGTACGGTCAGAGTATTCAGTGTACAACCTACAGttacaaacacttccacaaaaTAT CACAGCAACTAGCCTATGTTAACCCATACACATACAACTGCTCAATACCATCAGCCTATTACACGGAAATGCCAGAAATGGCACATATCTGTGCTGGCAAAACTGTGACAGTGGTTCCCAGGAGAAGGCTTGAAAAGCTGATGTCAGTCAAGGGAGAGATTTTCCTGAGTTTTGCCAAATCACACATTTATGTTGATG ACATTTATACTGGCTGGATAGCGCAGACGCTGAAGGCAGACTTTCTAGTGGAATCATGGCAGCGGGACACCTTCCAGCTCCCCTCCAACTGCTCGCTTCCTTACCATGTGATGAACGTCAAGACGGTCCGTCTATTTGAGCTGGTGACTTTCAGGTCCTACGATGACCACTCCAAGTGGTGTGTCTCTTGGGACAATCAGAACCAGTGGACTTGTCTAGGGGACCTGAACAGAGAGAGCAGGCAGGCATGGAGAGGAGGTGGCCTCATCTGTACACAAAATTCAGTCATTTACAAAGCTTTCCGTTCAGCTGTGGCCTGGTATAAAAATTGTCAGTAG
- the rpf1 gene encoding ribosome production factor 1 gives MDFVEVPVSEDLPSSKGKVKKQKKQKEIREKAAENVETEPEPAEAPGCSLPPTFSLKEIKNKQRRHLMFMKLKQEKRQQKLQLRKKRKKEREALGDKAPPKEVPKTIENQRIYDETTVDPEDEEVAFDEGTDEFSAYFNKLINPKVLITTSDRPRGRTVRFCEQLATVIPNAYVYYRRGLALKRIIPQCISRDFTYLIVINEDRKVPNGMILCHLPEGPTAHFKVSSVRLRKEMKRRGKDPTEHYPEVILNNFTTRLGHSIGRMFAALFPQDPQFVGRQVATFHNQRDFIFFRFHRYIFKNEKKVGIQELGPRFTLKLRSLQKGTFDSKFGEYEWVHKRHEMDTSRRKFHL, from the exons ATGGATTTCGTTGAGGTTCCCGTGTCTGAAGATTTGCCCAGCTCTAAAGGtaaagttaaaaaacaaaagaagcaaAAGGAAATTCGCGAGAAAGCGGCTGAAAATGTGGAGACAGAACCGGAACCCGCAGAAGCTCCAGGCTGCTCGCTCCCTCCGACTTTCAGCCTGAAGGAGATCAAGAATAAACAGCGGAGACATCTTATGTTCATGAAGCTCAAGCAAGAGAAAAGACAG CAAAAATTGCAgttgagaaagaaaagaaaaaaggagagagaagccCTCGGTGATAAG GCTCCGCCGAAAGAAGTTCCAAAGACGATTGAAAACCAGAGAATATACGATGAGACAACGGTAGACCCCGAGGATGAGGAG GTGGCTTTTGACGAGGGGACAGATGAGTTCTCAGCATACTTCAACAAATTGATAAACCCTAAAGTTCTCATCACCACCTCAGACAGACCAAGAGGG AGAACTGTCCGGTTTTGTGAGCAGCTAGCCACAGTCATACCGAATGCATATGTGTACTATAGAAGAGGTCTTGCTCTGAAGAGGATCATTCCTCAGTGCATATCACGAGACTTCACCTACCTCATTGTCATCAATGAGGACAGAAAAGTGCCGA ACGGTATGATTCTCTGTCACCTTCCTGAAGGACCAACTGCACATTTTAAAGTCAGCAGTGTTCGACTGCGAAAAGAGATGAAG agaagaggaaaggaccCCACAGAACACTACCCAGAGGTCATTCTGAATAACTTCACCACCAGACTGGGCCACAGCATCGGCCGAATGTTTGCTGCGTTATTTCCTCAGGATCCGCAGTTTGTTGGTCGACAGGTTGCCACTTTCCACAACCAGCGAGACTTCATCTTCTTCAGGTTTCACAG GTACATCTTcaaaaatgagaagaaagtgGGTATTCAGGAACTAGGGCCCCGATTCACTCTTAAGCTGCGCTCTCTGCAGAAAGGGACATTTGACTCCAAGTTTGGGGAGTATGAATGGGTTCACAAG CGCCATGAAATGGACACCAGCAGAAGAAAATTCCATCTCTGA
- the spata1 gene encoding spermatogenesis-associated protein 1: MNCSVRERTATSECVELHVFFVPEEQWNSRLNKVSVEAIDSFISEGFIRVYPDISLKAIREELGSLLGPERVKDRYCFLKCVGRSLAMVKAKQEKDLKAKSFAPPYSPYPELYLLPVEENTNSLCSRSLSSDTVFYNTESQTCYPPRPIFAPGQTKEPTKFPLIKQKSQQYVLAQSVENESSFSSLEEREEDSLGCEDSMWTEAPKMCWNVQEEFVAKEQGNELLKEIRLVKEERKKIERTRQELLRKGKELLALNRHYRNQARDKWKRKYFNTKKATAPLEETLKNLRQELEKFYNKLFQQLQARDGRNKQRRAGKLSSTKNDLIIQIMTESCEIDNLKKNIADAKIKLDTEIKLRNQAATELQALKAELMQKKSQCSFGGLPTASADLG; encoded by the exons ATGAACTGTTCTGTGCGCGAGAGAACCGCAACCTCAGAG TGCGTGGAGCTCCATGTGTTTTTTGTCCCAGAAGAACAATGGAACTCGAGGTTGAATAAAGTGTCAGTCGAAGCCATAGACAGCTTCATTTCTGAGGGATTTATCAG AGTGTATCCAGACATAAGCCTTAAAGCCATTAGAGAAGAACTTGGGTCATTGCTTGGACCTGAAAGGGTCAAGGATAGATATTGCTTCTTAAAATGTGTTGGTAGAAGCCTAGCAATG GTCAAAGCCAAACAAGAGAAAGACTTGAAAGCAAAATCCTTTGCTCCACCTTAT TCCCCTTACCCAGAGCTCTACCTGCTGCCAGTTGAAGAGAATACCAATAGCCTTTGTTCCAGGTCTCTAAGCTCAGACACTGTCTTTTACAACACTGAGTCTCAGACATGTTACCCTCCTAGACCCATTTTTGCACCTGGCCAGACAAAAGAACCTACTAAGTTCCCACTAATCAAACAAAAGTCCCAGCAGTATGTCCTAGCGCAAAGTGTAGAAAATGAGAGCAGCTTCAGTTCCTtggaggagagggaggaagacTCTCTGGGATGTGAAGACTCTATGTGGACTGAAGCTCCCAAAATGTGCTGGAACGTCCAAGAGGAGTTTGTGGCAAAGGAGCAGG GGAATGAACTGCTGAAGGAAATAAGACTGGtcaaagaagagagaaaaaaaatagaaagaacaAGACAAGAACTTCTGAGAAAGGGAAAAGAACTGCTAGCTCTGAATAGACACTATAGGAACCAAG CCCGGGACAAGTGGAagagaaaatattttaacaCCAAAAAGGCCACGGCACCAttggaagaaaccttgaaaaacCTTCGCCAGGAACTTGAGAAATTTTACAACAAACTGTTCCAGCAACTGCAAGCCAGAGATGGAAGAAACAAGCAAAGACGAGCAGGGAAACTCTCAAGCACAAAG AATGACCTGATAATCCAGATTATGACTGAAAGCTGCGAAATAGATAACCTGAAGAAAAACATTGCTGATGCTAAAATAAAACTTGACACAGAAATCAAG CTGAGGAATCAGGCTGCCACTGAACTTCAAGCCCTGAAAGCAGAACTAATGCAGAAGAAGTCTCAGTGCTCATTCGGTGGGCTTCCCACAGCCTCTGCTGATCTTGGATAA
- the ctbs gene encoding di-N-acetylchitobiase has product MWLAVSLVVALTLSGSSAVCPCKQEELCQPVQQQHEFEVFVFDVGGKAWKFYDWSHVTTIAAFGKYDAELMCYAHSKGARLVLKGDVPLSDIVDDSKRTAWITEKVNLAKSQFMDGINLDIEQAVEESSPEYYALTALVKEATETFHREIPGSQVSFDVAWSPKCIDKRCYDYKAIADSCDLLFVMSYDEQSQIWGDCIATANAPLNQTLTAYDQYLGMKIDSKKLVMGVPWYGYDYLCLNLSQEGICTIPKVPFRGAPCSDASGKQIPYSTIMKQINSSMSGRLWDEIQQAPYYNYKDGKGDIHQVWYDDPESISLKAAYVGQRSLRGIGMWNGNLLDYSDDPVAQQQSAEMWNALIWKKMYIPDNVL; this is encoded by the exons ATGTGGTTGGCAGTGTCGCTCGTAGTCGCTTTGACCCTTTCAGGTTCGTCAGCAGTGTGTCCGTGTAAACAAGAGGAGCTCTGTCAGCCTGTCCAGCAACAGCATGAGTTTGAA GTATTCGTATTTGATGTTGGGGGTAAGGCATGGAAATTTTATGACTGGTCCCATGTGACGACAATAGCTGCTTTTGGAAAGTATGATGCTGAGCTAATGTGTTACGCTCATTCGAAAGGGGCAAGACTTGTTTTGAAAG GTGATGTGCCCCTCTCAGATATTGTGGATGATTCCAAAAGGACAGCTTGGATTACAGAAAAAGTCAATTTGGCTAAAAGCCAGTTCATGGATGGAATCAACCTTGACATTGAGCAGGCTGTAGAGGAGTCTTCACCTGAATACTATGCTTTGACAGCCCTTGTCAAGGAGGCCACAGAAACGTTCCATAGAGAAATTCCGGGCTCTCAG GTCTCATTTGATGTGGCTTGGTCACCTAAGTGCATCGATAAGCGTTGCTATGACTACAAAGCAATCGCAGATTCGTGCGACCTGCTTTTTGTCATGTCTTATGATGAACAGAGTCAGATCTGGGGGGACTGCATTGCAACGGCAAACGCACCTTTAAATCAAACACTGACGG CATATGATCAATACCTGGGGATGAAAATAGATTCCAAAAAACTAGTCATGGGAGTTCCATGGTATGGTTATGACTACCTGTGCCTGAATTTGTCTcag GAGGGCATCTGTACAATTCCTAAAGTGCCTTTTAGAGGAGCGCCTTGCAGTGATGCCTCTGGAAAGCAAATCCCTTACAGCACTATAATGAAACAAATCAATAGCTCCATGTCTGGGAGGCTTTGGGATGAAATCCAACAAGCTCCCTATTACAATTACAAG GATGGCAAAGGAGACATCCATCAGGTGTGGTACGATGATCCGGAGAGCATTTCGTTGAAGGCTGCCTACGTAGGACAGCGGAGTTTGAGAGGGATCGGCATGTGGAACGGAAATCTCCTCGACTACAGCGATGACCCTGTCGCCCAGCAGCAAAGTGCTGAAATGTGGAATGCACTcatctggaaaaaaatgtacatCCCTGACAATGTCCTATGA